From Candidatus Binatia bacterium, a single genomic window includes:
- the rpmE gene encoding 50S ribosomal protein L31, with product MKAGIHPEYKAAKIVCACGHVVETRSTVPSIHVEICSECHPFYTGKQKFVDSAGRVEKFKRKYGIKN from the coding sequence ATGAAAGCGGGGATCCATCCGGAATACAAAGCGGCCAAGATCGTCTGCGCTTGCGGGCACGTGGTCGAAACGCGCTCCACGGTGCCGAGCATCCACGTGGAGATCTGCTCGGAGTGCCACCCTTTCTACACGGGGAAACAGAAATTCGTCGACTCGGCCGGTCGGGTAGAAAAGTTCAAGAGAAAATACGGCATCAAGAACTAG